From a single Nicotiana tabacum cultivar K326 chromosome 8, ASM71507v2, whole genome shotgun sequence genomic region:
- the LOC107829904 gene encoding uncharacterized protein LOC107829904, whose product MDQNVPVMAKKFWKIVRVAFFMLRKGLSKRKLMFDLNLLMKRGKIASKAAIQNLMFHHNNNNTYGHQCPSSTSSSKEYYEFSCSNSPAFHLPYNLNKRSKHSHHHAPATDDDVLMVNAAVLKALEMIQSETASPALPGFGRTPTARQLRVTDSPFPLRDGEGNSHVDEKADEFISRFYRDLRREAFAFA is encoded by the coding sequence ATGGATCAAAATGTACCAGTAATGGCAAAAAAGTTCTGGAAAATAGTTCGAGTAGCTTTTTTCATGCTGAGGAAAGGGTTATCAAAGAGGAAACTAATGTTTGATCTCAACTTATTAATGAAGCGTGGCAAAATTGCTAGCAAAGCCGCCATTCAAAACCTCATGTTCcaccataataataataatacctaCGGCCACCAATGTCCTTCCTCCACCTCATCTTCCAAAGAGTACTACGAATTCAGCTGCAGTAACAGCCCAGCTTTCCACCTTCCCTATAACCTCAACAAGCGCAGTAAGCACAGTCATCACCATGCACCTGCAACTGACGACGACGTTTTAATGGTGAACGCGGCCGTGTTGAAGGCGTTGGAGATGATTCAGAGTGAAACGGCGTCGCCTGCTTTGCCTGGATTTGGGAGAACTCCTACGGCGAGGCAATTAAGGGTAACTGATTCGCCGTTTCCTCTTAGAGATGGAGAGGGTAACAGTCACGTGGATGAGAAAGCTGATGAATTCATTTCAAGATTCTACAGAGATTTGAGACGAGAAGCTTTTGCTTttgcttaa